From one Streptococcus pneumoniae genomic stretch:
- a CDS encoding glucose-1-phosphate adenylyltransferase: MKNEMLALILAGGQGTRLGKLTQSIAKPAVQFGGRYRIIDFALSNCANSGIRNVGVITQYQPLALNNHIGNGSSWGLDGINAGVSILQPYSASEGNRWFEGTSHAIYQNIDYIDSINPEYVLILSGDHIYKMDYDDMLQSHKDNAASLTVAVLDVPLKEASRFGIMNTDANNRIVEFEEKPAEPKSTKASMGIYIFDWQRLRNMLVAAEKNAVDMSDFGKNVIPNYLESGESVYAYEFKGYWKDVGTIESLWEANMEYIDPNNALDSRNRQWKIYSRNLISPPNFFGEEAQVEDSLVVDGCFVDGTVKHSILSTEAQVRKGAVVEDSVIMSGAIIGQGAKIKRAIIGEGAIISEGVEIDGAEEVQVVGYNERVGVPVDED, encoded by the coding sequence TGAAATGTTAGCCTTGATTCTTGCTGGTGGGCAAGGAACACGTCTTGGGAAACTTACGCAGAGTATCGCAAAACCTGCGGTTCAGTTTGGAGGACGTTATCGAATTATTGATTTTGCCCTATCCAACTGTGCCAACTCTGGGATTCGAAATGTAGGGGTCATTACTCAATACCAACCGCTTGCCTTAAATAACCATATCGGAAATGGTTCTAGCTGGGGCTTAGATGGGATCAATGCAGGGGTATCGATTTTGCAACCTTATTCTGCAAGCGAGGGGAATCGTTGGTTTGAAGGAACCAGTCATGCCATTTATCAAAATATTGATTACATTGATAGTATCAATCCTGAGTATGTCTTGATTTTGTCTGGGGATCATATCTATAAAATGGACTACGACGATATGCTCCAATCCCATAAGGACAATGCAGCTAGTTTAACAGTTGCGGTGCTTGATGTTCCGTTGAAAGAAGCCAGCCGCTTTGGAATTATGAATACAGATGCGAACAATCGAATTGTGGAATTTGAAGAAAAACCAGCAGAACCAAAATCTACTAAGGCTTCTATGGGAATTTACATTTTTGACTGGCAGCGGCTCCGCAACATGCTAGTCGCTGCTGAGAAAAATGCGGTAGATATGTCTGACTTTGGGAAAAATGTCATTCCAAACTACTTAGAGTCTGGCGAAAGTGTGTATGCTTATGAATTTAAAGGATACTGGAAGGACGTGGGAACCATTGAGTCGCTCTGGGAAGCTAATATGGAATATATTGACCCGAACAATGCCCTTGATAGTCGCAATCGTCAATGGAAGATTTACTCTCGCAACCTCATCTCACCACCAAACTTCTTTGGCGAAGAGGCTCAAGTAGAAGATTCCTTGGTTGTAGATGGTTGCTTCGTGGATGGTACGGTAAAACACTCGATTCTCTCCACAGAAGCGCAAGTTCGTAAAGGCGCGGTAGTTGAAGATTCAGTGATTATGAGTGGTGCTATTATCGGCCAAGGTGCTAAGATTAAACGCGCAATCATTGGTGAAGGAGCAATCATTTCAGAAGGTGTGGAGATTGACGGCGCAGAGGAAGTACAAGTTGTCGGCTATAATGAAAGAGTGGGGGTACCAGTAGATGAAGATTGA
- the glgD gene encoding glucose-1-phosphate adenylyltransferase subunit GlgD has translation MKIDKYSAILGNTVGFHDMSFLTEHRPVASLPFGGKYRLIDFPLSSLANAGVRSIFGIFQQDNISSVFDHIRSGREWGLSTLLSHYYLGIYNTRVESSTVGKEYYEQLLTYLKRSGSNQTVSLNCDVLTNIDLNQVFHLHNTTDQPITVVYKKLPKQDISEVNAILDVDETDHVKGHKLFDARVEQEFYNMSTDIFVVDTPWLIERLELELQKEHPEKLRYVLRELAAEVGAFAYEYTGYLANIHSIPTYFKANMDMLEHQKFYSLFTPNQKIYTKVKNEEPTYYAVGSDVAMSQFASGSIVEGKVEYSVVSRNTHLKEGSHIKHSILFPRVKVGEGATVEYAILDKGVEIAPGLVVRGTADNPLVIKKGEKVLEDRIG, from the coding sequence ATGAAGATTGATAAATACTCAGCAATTTTAGGGAATACCGTTGGATTCCATGATATGTCCTTTTTGACAGAGCACCGTCCAGTGGCAAGTTTGCCATTCGGTGGGAAATATCGCTTGATTGACTTTCCCTTGTCTAGCCTTGCTAATGCAGGAGTAAGAAGCATCTTTGGTATCTTCCAGCAAGATAATATCAGTTCTGTCTTTGACCATATTCGTAGTGGACGTGAATGGGGACTTTCAACCCTTCTTAGCCACTACTATCTAGGAATTTACAATACTCGCGTAGAAAGTAGCACGGTCGGCAAAGAATATTATGAGCAGCTCTTGACTTATCTCAAACGCTCTGGCAGTAACCAAACAGTTTCTCTTAACTGTGATGTGTTGACCAATATCGACTTGAATCAAGTCTTTCATTTGCACAATACAACAGATCAACCGATTACAGTGGTCTATAAAAAATTGCCAAAACAGGATATTTCAGAAGTGAATGCTATTTTGGATGTCGATGAAACTGACCATGTAAAAGGGCACAAACTTTTTGACGCACGAGTAGAGCAAGAATTTTACAATATGTCCACAGATATCTTTGTCGTGGACACACCGTGGTTGATTGAGCGCTTAGAGTTAGAACTTCAAAAAGAGCATCCAGAAAAATTACGCTATGTGCTCCGTGAATTGGCAGCAGAAGTTGGTGCATTTGCCTATGAATATACAGGCTATCTAGCGAATATCCACTCTATTCCAACCTACTTCAAGGCAAATATGGATATGCTAGAGCACCAAAAATTCTACTCACTCTTTACGCCAAATCAAAAGATTTATACCAAGGTGAAAAATGAAGAGCCAACCTACTATGCAGTTGGTTCAGATGTAGCGATGTCTCAGTTTGCTTCAGGTAGCATTGTTGAAGGAAAAGTCGAGTACTCGGTAGTATCCAGAAATACACACCTAAAAGAAGGCAGCCATATCAAGCATAGTATTTTATTCCCACGGGTCAAAGTTGGCGAAGGTGCTACGGTTGAGTATGCAATTTTGGATAAGGGTGTAGAGATTGCACCGGGATTGGTTGTGCGAGGAACAGCAGATAACCCACTTGTGATTAAGAAAGGTGAAAAAGTTTTAGAGGATCGAATCGGATGA
- the glgA gene encoding glycogen synthase GlgA has product MKVLFVAAEGAPFSKTGGLGDVIGALPKSLVKKGHEVGVILPYYDMVEKKFGHQVEDCFHFEVQVGWRRQYAGVKRMVLDGVTFYFIDNQYYFFRGHVYGDFDDGERFAFFQLAAIELMEKVQFIPDVLHVHDYHTAMIPYLVKEKYHWIQAYQSMKLVLTIHNLEFQGQFNPGMLGDLFGVGFERYEDGTLRWNDCLNWMKAGILYADRVTTVSPSYAHEIMTPEFGCDLDQIIRMESGKVLGIVNGIDADLYNPETDPLLTYHFTKDDLAGKAKNKRALQEKVGLPVRAEVPLVGIVSRLTRQKGFDLVVSELHHLLQEDVQIVVLGTGDPAFEQAFSWFSAAYPEKLSANITFDVTLAQEIYAACDLFLMPSRFEPCGLSQMMAMRYGTLPLVNEVGGLRDTVEAYNAFTGSGTGFSFNNFSGYWLTETFKNAIGLYYHAPASWRNLQYQAMERDFSWDTASQAYSDLYQSL; this is encoded by the coding sequence ATGAAAGTTTTATTTGTAGCCGCTGAAGGGGCTCCATTTTCTAAAACTGGAGGATTGGGAGATGTCATTGGGGCTCTCCCAAAATCTCTGGTGAAAAAGGGGCATGAAGTTGGAGTGATTTTGCCTTATTACGATATGGTAGAGAAAAAGTTTGGTCATCAAGTAGAAGATTGCTTCCATTTTGAAGTGCAAGTTGGCTGGCGTCGTCAGTATGCTGGTGTGAAACGGATGGTACTAGATGGAGTAACCTTCTATTTCATTGATAATCAATACTATTTCTTCCGTGGTCATGTCTATGGAGATTTTGATGATGGTGAGCGCTTTGCCTTTTTCCAATTAGCTGCGATTGAGTTGATGGAAAAGGTTCAGTTTATCCCAGATGTGCTTCATGTGCATGATTATCATACAGCCATGATTCCTTATCTCGTTAAGGAAAAATACCATTGGATTCAGGCGTATCAAAGCATGAAATTGGTTTTAACCATTCATAATTTGGAATTCCAAGGTCAGTTTAACCCAGGCATGCTCGGTGATTTATTTGGTGTGGGATTTGAGCGCTATGAAGATGGTACGCTACGCTGGAATGATTGCTTAAACTGGATGAAGGCTGGGATTTTGTATGCGGATCGTGTGACGACTGTATCACCAAGCTATGCACATGAGATTATGACTCCAGAGTTTGGCTGTGATTTGGATCAAATCATTCGTATGGAGTCAGGAAAAGTTCTAGGAATTGTCAATGGGATTGACGCTGACTTGTACAATCCAGAAACAGATCCACTTTTAACTTACCATTTTACGAAAGATGACTTGGCTGGTAAGGCGAAGAATAAACGTGCTCTTCAAGAGAAGGTAGGCTTGCCTGTACGAGCAGAAGTGCCTTTGGTGGGGATTGTTTCACGCTTGACTCGTCAAAAAGGATTTGATTTGGTGGTATCTGAATTGCATCATCTCTTGCAGGAAGATGTACAGATTGTGGTCTTAGGGACAGGAGATCCCGCCTTTGAACAGGCATTTTCATGGTTTAGTGCAGCCTATCCAGAAAAATTATCAGCCAATATCACTTTTGATGTGACCTTGGCTCAGGAAATCTATGCTGCCTGTGATCTGTTCCTCATGCCGAGCCGTTTTGAACCATGTGGTTTGTCTCAAATGATGGCTATGCGCTATGGAACCTTGCCACTTGTCAATGAAGTGGGAGGATTGCGTGATACGGTAGAGGCCTATAATGCCTTTACAGGAAGCGGAACAGGATTTAGCTTTAATAATTTTTCAGGCTATTGGTTGACGGAAACCTTTAAAAATGCTATCGGGCTTTATTACCATGCTCCTGCGAGCTGGAGAAATCTTCAGTACCAAGCTATGGAACGTGATTTCTCTTGGGATACAGCCAGTCAAGCGTATAGCGATTTATATCAATCACTCTAG
- a CDS encoding glycogen/starch/alpha-glucan phosphorylase: MELTKEQFIRDFKDVLHEEQLIKVSDATPTELFQALARTIRKYITPMWLKRRNQLVEDKQKIAYYFSIEFLPGRMLETNLLNLGILDVIKDGFDELGIDFTAVKRAEHDMALGNGGLGRLAAAFMDSLATTGYPGFGNGIRYRYGLFKQKIVDGYQIELPDDWFGSLGNVWEIRKDHDIVDVKIFGHVYLGVNDEGRVVPVYENSKTLRAVPYDVPQIGFENDVVNNLRLWDVEIPIEHEMEYPTIEDRRKVTDITAILYPDDSSYEGKELRLIQEYFMTSAGLQTIIKSYLKQGLPLERIHEKVSVHINDTHPAVAPAEFMRILMDDYGLDWADAWETTVQTMSYTNHTILSEALEKWDAELFKSVLPRVYQIILEIDHRYVAEMAARGIDAAMIEHTRIVKDDQIHMAHLAIIGGHSINGVAKLHTELLKEDTLRDFYAIYPEKFNNKTNGIVQRRWLQIADEPLSKEIDHVIGKGWRKDIHQLRKLLDYKDDKQVLADFYRVKQEAKARLARFIAETTGVEVSTEAIFDVQVKRLHAYKRQLLNLLHILKLYWDLKDNPDKDMVPRVFIFGAKAAPGYHFAKSVIKLINEVANLVNHDDSLQGKLKVVFLENYRVSLAELIIPAADVSEQISLASKEASGTSNMKFMMTGAITLATLDGANIEIKDEVGDENIVIFGMDKDQVYRHYEQHDYYSRGLYESNPTIRRVVDSFVDGTIPNVRNEGSEIYEALITHNDEYFLLEDFESYVAAQEKIDQLYRDKEAWARMSLINIATSDKFTSDDTIEQYAQEIWHLER, encoded by the coding sequence ATGGAACTTACAAAAGAACAATTTATTCGAGATTTTAAAGATGTCCTGCATGAAGAGCAGTTAATTAAGGTGAGCGATGCAACACCGACAGAGCTTTTCCAAGCCTTGGCACGCACCATTCGCAAATACATTACCCCCATGTGGCTCAAACGTCGCAATCAATTGGTAGAAGATAAGCAAAAAATTGCCTATTATTTCTCTATTGAATTTCTCCCTGGGCGTATGCTTGAGACCAATTTGCTCAATCTAGGCATTTTGGATGTCATCAAAGATGGCTTTGATGAGCTAGGAATCGACTTTACAGCTGTTAAGCGAGCAGAGCATGATATGGCGCTAGGAAATGGCGGTTTAGGGCGTTTAGCAGCAGCTTTTATGGACTCTCTAGCAACGACTGGCTATCCTGGTTTTGGAAATGGGATTCGCTATCGCTACGGACTCTTTAAGCAAAAAATCGTGGACGGGTATCAGATTGAACTGCCAGATGATTGGTTTGGCAGCCTTGGGAATGTCTGGGAAATCCGCAAAGACCACGATATTGTCGATGTAAAAATCTTCGGTCATGTTTACCTTGGGGTGAATGACGAAGGGCGAGTGGTTCCGGTTTATGAAAATTCTAAGACCTTGCGAGCTGTGCCTTATGACGTACCGCAAATTGGCTTTGAAAATGATGTTGTCAATAATCTGCGTCTTTGGGATGTGGAAATTCCAATCGAGCATGAAATGGAGTACCCAACCATTGAAGACCGCCGTAAGGTGACAGATATCACTGCCATCTTGTATCCAGATGATTCGAGCTATGAAGGAAAAGAATTGCGCTTGATTCAAGAGTATTTCATGACCAGTGCAGGTTTGCAGACCATCATCAAATCCTATCTGAAGCAAGGGTTGCCTCTTGAGCGTATTCACGAGAAGGTATCCGTACACATCAACGATACGCACCCAGCGGTAGCACCGGCTGAATTTATGCGAATTTTGATGGATGATTATGGCTTGGATTGGGCAGATGCATGGGAGACAACTGTGCAAACTATGAGCTACACCAACCACACGATTCTATCAGAAGCCTTGGAAAAATGGGATGCTGAACTCTTTAAATCTGTTCTTCCACGAGTATATCAAATTATCTTAGAAATTGATCATCGCTATGTTGCAGAAATGGCAGCGCGTGGAATTGACGCAGCGATGATTGAGCATACGCGGATTGTAAAAGATGACCAGATCCATATGGCTCATCTTGCCATTATCGGAGGGCATTCAATCAATGGTGTTGCAAAATTGCATACGGAATTGCTCAAAGAAGATACCTTGCGTGATTTCTATGCCATTTATCCAGAGAAGTTTAACAATAAAACCAACGGAATTGTGCAACGCAGATGGCTGCAAATTGCAGACGAGCCGTTGTCAAAGGAAATCGATCATGTGATTGGTAAAGGTTGGCGTAAGGACATTCACCAATTACGCAAGCTTTTGGACTATAAGGATGACAAGCAAGTCCTAGCTGATTTCTACCGTGTGAAGCAAGAAGCAAAAGCTCGTTTAGCCCGCTTTATCGCAGAAACAACAGGCGTTGAAGTTTCCACCGAAGCGATTTTTGATGTGCAGGTCAAGCGTCTGCATGCCTATAAACGTCAACTCCTCAATCTCTTACATATCTTGAAATTATACTGGGATTTGAAGGATAATCCTGATAAAGACATGGTTCCACGCGTCTTTATCTTTGGAGCTAAGGCAGCACCAGGCTATCATTTTGCAAAATCAGTGATCAAGCTCATCAATGAAGTGGCTAATCTCGTCAATCACGATGACAGCCTACAAGGCAAACTCAAGGTCGTGTTCCTTGAAAATTACCGTGTCAGCCTTGCAGAGTTAATCATCCCAGCAGCGGATGTCTCTGAGCAGATCTCACTTGCTTCTAAAGAAGCATCAGGAACGTCCAACATGAAATTCATGATGACAGGTGCTATTACGCTAGCTACCTTAGATGGAGCCAACATCGAGATTAAAGATGAGGTTGGCGATGAGAATATTGTCATCTTTGGAATGGATAAAGACCAAGTCTATCGCCATTATGAACAGCATGATTATTACTCACGCGGTCTATATGAAAGCAATCCAACCATTCGTCGTGTGGTAGATAGCTTTGTAGATGGTACGATTCCAAATGTTCGCAACGAAGGCTCTGAGATTTATGAGGCTTTGATTACCCATAATGATGAGTATTTCTTGTTAGAAGATTTTGAATCTTATGTGGCAGCCCAAGAAAAAATCGATCAACTCTATCGTGACAAAGAAGCGTGGGCACGCATGAGTCTGATCAATATCGCAACCTCAGATAAATTCACATCCGATGATACGATTGAACAATATGCTCAAGAAATTTGGCATTTAGAACGCTAA
- a CDS encoding F0F1 ATP synthase subunit C, which translates to MNLTMLALGLAVMGVSIGEGLLVSSFLRSAGRQPEMYNKLRTGMMLGVAFIEGTFFVLLAMAFVLK; encoded by the coding sequence ATGAATTTAACAATGTTAGCTCTCGGTTTAGCCGTAATGGGTGTTAGTATCGGTGAAGGTCTGTTAGTATCTAGCTTCTTGCGCTCAGCAGGTCGTCAACCAGAAATGTACAATAAATTAAGAACAGGGATGATGCTCGGTGTTGCCTTTATCGAAGGTACCTTCTTTGTGCTCCTTGCGATGGCATTCGTTCTCAAATAA
- the atpB gene encoding F0F1 ATP synthase subunit A, with protein sequence MENHHPTLNLGPITLDLTLLAMSVLTVGVVFALVYFASRNMTLKPNKKQNVLEFFVELVNGIGKDNLGADNVKPYSLFLFTIFSFVLVANQLGLLTNIEVSGYTLWTSPTSNMFYDMGLSLLISLFVNIEGARRQGFKEYTSEYKNPMNILEVFTDFLSLALRLYGNIFAGEVVTGLLLQMAHAGWFLTPFAFGFNIIWTAFSMFIGFLQAYVFTMLTTMYLAKKSGIEA encoded by the coding sequence TTGGAAAATCATCATCCAACTTTAAATCTTGGTCCTATAACCCTTGATTTGACCCTACTTGCTATGTCTGTTTTGACGGTCGGTGTGGTATTTGCTTTGGTCTATTTTGCAAGTCGCAATATGACTCTAAAACCTAATAAAAAGCAAAATGTCCTTGAATTCTTTGTCGAACTTGTAAATGGCATCGGTAAGGACAATCTTGGAGCTGACAATGTCAAACCCTATTCTCTATTCTTGTTTACCATTTTTTCTTTTGTTTTGGTGGCCAATCAATTAGGGTTACTTACGAACATTGAAGTAAGTGGTTATACCCTATGGACTTCGCCAACCTCAAATATGTTTTATGATATGGGTTTGTCTTTACTCATTAGCTTATTTGTCAATATTGAGGGAGCACGCAGGCAAGGGTTTAAAGAATATACTTCTGAGTATAAAAATCCCATGAATATTTTGGAAGTCTTTACAGACTTTCTCTCTCTAGCCCTTCGTCTTTATGGAAATATTTTTGCAGGGGAAGTAGTGACAGGGTTATTGCTCCAAATGGCTCATGCAGGCTGGTTCTTGACACCATTTGCCTTTGGCTTTAACATCATTTGGACAGCCTTTTCAATGTTTATCGGATTCTTACAGGCTTATGTCTTTACCATGTTAACGACTATGTATTTGGCGAAAAAATCAGGTATTGAAGCATAA
- the atpF gene encoding F0F1 ATP synthase subunit B: MEASLGTVIGNMLLVTGSVAVLLFLIKKYAWGNITKTFEERAQKITNDIDSAEAARQKAEELAQKREMELAGSRKEATAIIETAKETAEKNKVGILSEAALEAGRLKEKANQEIAQTKAEALSGIKEDVADLTISLASKILAQELNQEAHSDLIDRYIDQLGEA; encoded by the coding sequence ATGGAAGCATCACTAGGAACCGTAATTGGGAATATGCTTCTTGTGACAGGTTCTGTGGCGGTTTTGTTATTCCTCATTAAAAAATATGCTTGGGGAAATATCACAAAAACCTTTGAAGAACGTGCGCAAAAGATTACCAATGATATTGACAGTGCAGAAGCTGCGCGACAAAAAGCAGAAGAGTTAGCACAAAAACGAGAAATGGAATTGGCAGGTAGTCGCAAAGAAGCAACTGCCATTATCGAAACAGCCAAGGAAACTGCTGAGAAAAATAAGGTAGGGATTCTTTCAGAAGCAGCCCTTGAAGCAGGTCGCTTGAAAGAAAAAGCCAATCAAGAGATTGCTCAGACCAAGGCTGAAGCCTTAAGTGGTATTAAAGAAGATGTGGCTGATTTGACGATTAGCCTAGCAAGTAAAATCTTAGCACAAGAGTTAAATCAAGAGGCACATAGTGACTTGATTGATCGCTATATTGATCAGTTAGGAGAGGCTTAA
- a CDS encoding F0F1 ATP synthase subunit delta, with protein MDKKRYAVVSTYTTPFVQVVIEKGQQQEVFEKLYEIRTIFEETHLAGFLSHIGVDHAEKEKALRLFQGTDSSLLDHFIEVILQNHRESYFYDMVVDSLGRLEKLTNEFDVHIKSVKPLSNEQKARLLPMIEKKLNLKVRNFQEELDPDLIGGFVVTANNKTIDASIKRQLQAVKENLK; from the coding sequence ATGGACAAGAAGAGATATGCGGTTGTATCAACCTATACCACACCTTTTGTCCAAGTCGTGATTGAAAAAGGGCAGCAGCAAGAGGTCTTTGAAAAATTGTACGAGATTCGGACAATTTTTGAGGAAACTCATCTTGCTGGCTTTTTATCACATATTGGTGTCGATCATGCCGAAAAAGAAAAAGCTCTTCGTTTGTTTCAAGGGACAGACTCCTCGTTATTAGACCATTTTATAGAAGTGATTCTCCAAAATCATCGTGAAAGTTATTTCTATGATATGGTGGTAGATAGCTTGGGACGATTGGAAAAATTAACCAATGAATTTGATGTTCATATCAAATCTGTTAAACCTTTGTCAAATGAGCAAAAAGCGCGGCTTCTTCCGATGATTGAGAAAAAATTAAACTTGAAAGTCCGCAATTTTCAAGAAGAATTGGATCCTGATCTGATCGGAGGGTTCGTCGTGACAGCCAATAACAAGACAATTGATGCGAGTATTAAACGTCAATTGCAAGCAGTAAAAGAAAATTTGAAATAG
- the atpA gene encoding F0F1 ATP synthase subunit alpha, translated as MAINAQEISALIKQQIENFQPNFDVTETGVVTYIGDGIARAHGLENAMSGELLIFENGSYGMAQNLESTDVGIIILGDFTDIREGDSIRRTGKIMEVPVGDALIGRVVDPLGRPVDGLGEIHTDKMRPVEAPAPGVMERKSVSEPLQTGWKAIDALVPIGRGQRELIIGDRQTGKTTIAIDAILNQKGQDMICIYVAIGQKESTVRTQVETLRQYGALDYTIVVTASASQPSPLLFLAPYAGVAMAEEFMYNGKHVLIVYDDLSKQAVAYRELSLLLRRPPGREAFPGDVFYLHSRLLERSAKVSDELGGGSITALPFIETQAGDISAYIATNVISITDGQIFLSDSLFNSGVRPAIDAGSSVSRVGGSAQIKAMKKVAGTLRIDLASYRELEAFTKFGSDLDAATQAKLNRGRRTVEVLKQPVHKPLAVEKQVTILYALTHGFLDSIPVDDIVRFEAEFHDYFEAHHEDILNVIRTTKDLPEEEILDHAITEFINQSSFKK; from the coding sequence TTGGCGATTAACGCACAAGAAATCAGCGCTTTAATTAAGCAACAAATCGAAAATTTCCAGCCAAATTTTGACGTCACAGAAACAGGGGTCGTAACCTATATTGGGGACGGAATCGCACGGGCTCATGGTCTTGAAAATGCTATGAGTGGTGAGTTGTTGATTTTTGAAAATGGCTCTTATGGAATGGCGCAAAACTTGGAATCAACCGATGTCGGAATTATCATCTTGGGTGATTTTACAGATATTCGTGAGGGAGATAGCATTCGTCGGACTGGAAAAATCATGGAAGTTCCTGTTGGAGATGCCTTGATTGGTCGTGTTGTCGATCCTTTGGGACGTCCTGTGGATGGACTTGGAGAGATTCATACAGACAAGATGCGCCCTGTGGAAGCTCCTGCACCAGGTGTTATGGAGCGTAAGTCTGTCTCTGAACCTTTGCAGACAGGTTGGAAGGCTATTGATGCCTTGGTTCCAATTGGTCGTGGGCAACGGGAGTTGATTATCGGAGACCGTCAGACAGGGAAAACCACCATTGCGATTGATGCGATTTTGAACCAAAAAGGTCAAGACATGATCTGTATTTATGTCGCGATTGGTCAAAAAGAGTCAACGGTTCGGACCCAAGTAGAAACTCTTCGTCAATACGGAGCCTTGGATTATACGATCGTTGTGACTGCTTCTGCATCACAACCGTCTCCGTTACTTTTCTTAGCGCCTTACGCTGGGGTAGCAATGGCTGAGGAGTTCATGTATAATGGCAAACACGTCTTGATTGTCTATGATGATTTGTCAAAACAGGCTGTTGCCTATCGTGAATTATCCCTCCTTCTTCGTCGTCCACCAGGACGTGAAGCCTTCCCTGGAGATGTTTTTTATCTTCACAGCCGCTTGTTAGAGCGTTCTGCCAAGGTATCTGACGAATTAGGTGGCGGATCAATTACGGCCTTGCCATTTATCGAAACGCAAGCAGGAGACATTTCTGCCTATATCGCAACTAACGTGATTTCAATCACAGATGGTCAGATTTTTTTGAGTGATAGTCTGTTTAACTCAGGGGTTCGTCCAGCGATCGATGCGGGTTCATCTGTTTCTCGTGTTGGAGGATCTGCCCAAATCAAAGCCATGAAAAAAGTAGCAGGTACTCTTCGGATTGATTTAGCGTCTTACCGAGAGTTAGAAGCCTTTACCAAGTTTGGTAGTGACCTTGATGCAGCGACTCAGGCAAAATTAAACCGAGGACGTCGTACGGTAGAAGTTTTGAAGCAGCCAGTGCATAAACCCCTTGCTGTGGAAAAACAAGTAACGATTTTATATGCCTTGACCCACGGATTCTTAGATAGTATTCCAGTGGATGATATTGTTCGCTTTGAAGCGGAATTCCACGATTACTTTGAAGCTCATCATGAAGATATTTTAAATGTGATTAGAACGACGAAAGACCTTCCAGAAGAGGAAATCTTGGATCATGCGATTACGGAATTTATCAATCAATCAAGCTTTAAGAAATAA
- a CDS encoding F0F1 ATP synthase subunit gamma, with protein sequence MAVSLNDIKTKIASTKNTSQITNAMQMVSAAKLGKSEEAAKNFQVYAQKVRTLVTDILHGDVVLDSQNPMLIHRPVKKTGYIVITSDRGLVGGYNATILKSMMELLSDYHEKNDFAIIAIGGIGADFFKARGIQPVYELRGLADQPSFDEVRKIINKTIEMYQSEIFDELYVCYNHHVNSLTSQMRVEQMLPIIDLDPNEADEDYKHSFALETNREDLLNQLLPQFAESMIYGAIIDAKTAENAAGMTAMQTATDNAKKVINDLTIQYNRARQAAITQEITEIVAGASALE encoded by the coding sequence ATGGCAGTTTCGTTAAATGATATAAAAACTAAAATTGCATCCACCAAGAACACCAGTCAAATTACCAATGCCATGCAGATGGTCTCTGCTGCAAAGCTCGGAAAATCAGAAGAAGCAGCTAAGAACTTTCAGGTGTATGCCCAAAAAGTTCGGACCTTGGTCACAGACATTTTGCATGGAGATGTAGTCCTTGATTCGCAAAATCCTATGCTCATTCATCGTCCTGTTAAAAAGACAGGTTACATTGTTATTACATCCGACCGTGGTTTAGTCGGTGGCTATAATGCGACGATTTTAAAGAGCATGATGGAGCTGCTTTCGGATTACCATGAGAAAAATGATTTTGCCATTATTGCGATCGGTGGTATTGGAGCAGACTTTTTCAAAGCTCGTGGGATTCAGCCAGTCTATGAATTGCGTGGCTTGGCAGACCAGCCGAGTTTTGATGAGGTTCGTAAAATCATCAACAAAACGATTGAAATGTATCAGAGTGAGATTTTTGACGAACTCTATGTGTGTTACAACCACCATGTCAATAGCTTGACCAGCCAGATGCGGGTAGAGCAAATGCTTCCAATCATTGACCTTGATCCAAATGAGGCAGATGAGGATTATAAACACAGCTTTGCGCTTGAAACCAATCGAGAAGATTTGCTCAATCAACTCTTGCCCCAATTTGCAGAAAGTATGATTTATGGGGCGATTATTGATGCAAAAACGGCTGAAAATGCTGCTGGGATGACAGCTATGCAGACGGCAACAGATAACGCAAAGAAGGTCATCAATGACTTGACCATTCAGTATAATCGTGCACGTCAGGCTGCGATTACACAGGAAATTACAGAGATTGTCGCAGGTGCCAGTGCCTTAGAATAA